Part of the Cryptosporangium arvum DSM 44712 genome, CCACGCCCGCGAGCACCATGCCGGCCTTGGCGACGTCGCCCCGCTGCAGGTAGGCGCGCACACCGCGGGGCAGCACCCGACGCAGGTAGCTGCCCTCCTCCGACAGCGCGGCCGCGCGGTCGGCGCGGTCGCGGGTGAGCGTCGCCAGCCCGGCTTTGCCGCGGCCCTCCAGCCAGCAGCGGCGCAGGAAGAACGCGACGCTCGACCGTTCGGCCGGCACGTGGTGGCGGATCACGGCGGCCGGGACACGCAGCCACTGCCCGTCCGGACGGCTACGCGACATGCGCAGGCAGAGCTCGGTGTCCTCGGGTTCGGAGACGTTCCCGACCTTGCCGAAGTCGGCGCGGAACCCGCCCACTTCGGCGAACACCTCACGGCGGACGATCATCCCGCCGGTCCAGACGTTGCGGACCGGGACCGGCTCGGCCGAGGCCTCGGGCAGCGTCGCGCCGATCACCCAGCCGAACTCTCTCGGGAACCAGCGGGGCTCGCTGGTGTGCCAGACCGGCAGGATGCGCGAGCCTGCGCCGATGACGTGCCCGGCGTCCATCGCGCGTACCAGGGCGGTGAGCCAGCCCGGCTCGGCGAACGCGTCGTCCTCGAGGAACACCACGAGCGGCGTGGTGGCGGCGAGGGCGATCGTGTTCCGGGAGCCGGACACGCCCCGCTGGTACCGGTTCTCGACGACCTCGATCTCGTCGCCGAAATGCTCGGTCAGACGCTCGTGGAGCGCGCGATTGTGGTCGACCGACACGACCAGCCGGTGCGCGTGGTCCTGGCCGCGCACCGAGGCGATGGCCTCGAGCAGCTGGGTCCACCGCTCCTCGGTGTGGCACGTGATGCCGACGGTCACCGTCATCAGGCAGCGCTGTTCGTACTGGTGGGGGTCATGACCGCTGCATCGACCGGCCGCTG contains:
- a CDS encoding glycosyltransferase family 2 protein, whose translation is MTVTVGITCHTEERWTQLLEAIASVRGQDHAHRLVVSVDHNRALHERLTEHFGDEIEVVENRYQRGVSGSRNTIALAATTPLVVFLEDDAFAEPGWLTALVRAMDAGHVIGAGSRILPVWHTSEPRWFPREFGWVIGATLPEASAEPVPVRNVWTGGMIVRREVFAEVGGFRADFGKVGNVSEPEDTELCLRMSRSRPDGQWLRVPAAVIRHHVPAERSSVAFFLRRCWLEGRGKAGLATLTRDRADRAAALSEEGSYLRRVLPRGVRAYLQRGDVAKAGMVLAGVASTGVGFALQLARTGLAR